A single genomic interval of Penicillium psychrofluorescens genome assembly, chromosome: 2 harbors:
- a CDS encoding uncharacterized protein (ID:PFLUO_003149-T1.cds;~source:funannotate): protein MAGFFRQLRFKEFDISELSLSSYMLTLNQPNPPFIALPVFPSRFFRHQSMYINTKAGISKPEDLAGKKIGIPEYQMTAAVWQRGILEDEYGVIPSQVQFYVGAIEKVESDVQRISKVPHSLPEGVTVTAIQKGQNLSEMLANGEIDAIFSASQPFSLETSENVARLFPNFKQVEAEYYEKTKIFPIMHVIALKRDLYQAHPWIAKSLTKAFAQSLDIAYEALEERSALRYILPWLEDHVIEAKRLMGGNSRWWQDGFAENKHVISKFLDYHYRQGLSQRPFEAEEIFAPNTLESFVM from the exons ATGGCCGG TTTTTTCCGGCAATTGCGCTTCAAGGAGTTTGATATATCCGAACTATCTCTTTCATCTTACATGTTGACCCTCAATCAACCAAACCCGCCCTTTATCGCCCTGCCAGTTTTTCCTTCACGCTTTTTTCGGCATCAATCGATGTATATCAACACCAAGGCCGGTATCTCCAAGCCTGAGGATTTGGCTGGGAAAAAGATTGGAATACCCGAGTACCAAA TGACCGCTGCAGTGTGGCAACGAGGAATTCTCGAAGATGAATATGGCGTCATTCCAAGCCAGGTTCAATTCTATGTGGGTGCAATCGAGAAAGTAGAAAGCGACGTGCAGAGGATCAGCAAAGTTCCGCATTCCCTACCAGAGGGCGTGACAGTAACTGCCATTCAAAAGGGCCAAAATCTCTCTGAAATGCTTGCCAACGGGGAAATTGATGCTATTTTCAGTGCTAGCCAGCCCTTCTCCCTGGAAACATCCGAGAATGTAGCCCGTCTGTTCCCCAATTTCAAACAAGTGGAGGCGGAATACTACGAAAAGACCAAGATCTTTCCCATCATGCACGTTATCGCTCTCAAGCGAGATCTTTATCAGGCACATCCGTGGATTGCAAAGAGCTTGACTAAGGCATTCGCGCAAAGTCTCGATATAGCCTATGAAGCCCTAGAAGAGCGCTCGGCACTCCGTTATATACTGCCCTGGCTCGAGGATCACGTCATTGAGGCCAAAAGGCTAATGGGCGGAAACTCCAGATGGTGGCAGGACGGGTTCGCAGAGAACAAACATGTTATCTCCAAGTTTTTGGACTATCATTACAGGCAGGGGTTGTCACAAAGACCTtttgaggcggaggagatcTTTGCTCCGAATACTTTGGAATCGTTTGTGATGTAA
- a CDS encoding uncharacterized protein (ID:PFLUO_003151-T1.cds;~source:funannotate), whose amino-acid sequence MDFDDISLDEFDAQRRDWIRLGSTSAEGICQLASRYRNNRDDCLLRSMHCGSFNFSWRLHWDDGGDDWLIRFPLPGKSMVLDEKVYREAIVMQYVEKNTSIPVPHVIAHGAGHENPTGLGPFIIMTWIDGKPISEVLRKEGTDPKDKIINPDADEQTLRTLYGQMAEILLELWGLDFDRIGSLGQPESESSNKPYIDGRPLTIEFNELMRTCGMKESIFPSRVYHSSIDYITSLLDQQSLHLEQQRNSIYDSNDYRQKYTCRHLMKAIALNFIDRDDNYGPFKLFCDDLCPGNVLVDDSLRLVGVIDWEFCYAAPAQFAGSIPWWLLLQRPHTIISYQGPDAFFDAYLPKAELFLQVLQQKEEERDTSPSDNRLSYRMRQSIHNKTAWFTLACRKVASVDLIYWDMLDGFCWGSDQSVDERVHHFTTSIEMHKNREDFVRRKIDELQKYYSELGVDKQVEYEEEEEYGQQSRLESGDSCLSYKTPLFLTGAVGILSTTIAVGCFVRWFRR is encoded by the coding sequence ATGGATTTCGATGATATCAGCCTCGACGAATTCGATGCACAGAGACGCGACTGGATCAGACTAGgctccacctccgccgaaGGCATCTGCCAGCTAGCGAGTCGCTACCGAAATAATCGAGATGACTGCTTGCTACGTTCTATGCACTGCGGCTCATTCAATTTCAGTTGGCGTCTCCACTGGGATGACGGAGGCGACGACTGGCTGATTCGATTCCCCTTGCCAGGGAAGTCTATGGTTTTGGACGAAAAGGTCTACCGCGAGGCCATCGTCATGCAATATGTTGAAAAAAACACTTCGATTCCAGTGCCACATGTGATCGCCCATGGTGCAGGACATGAGAACCCTACGGGCCTAGGGCCATTTATTATCATGACTTGGATTGACGGGAAGCCGATATCAGAGGTGCTACGCAAGGAGGGCACAGATCCAAAAGACAAAATTATAAATCCGGATGCCGACGAGCAGACCTTACGAACTTTATACGGACAAATGGCAGAGATTCTGCTAGAGCTTTGGGGCCTTGATTTTGATCGGATTGGCAGTCTTGGCCAGCCCGAGTCCGAGTCATCGAACAAACCCTACATCGATGGGAGGCCGTTGACTATTGAATTCAATGAACTAATGCGGACATGCGGAATGAAAGAGTCTATCTTCCCCTCCCGCGTCTATCATAGCTCTATCGATTATATCACCTCGCTCCTTGACCAGCAATCGCTTCATCTAGAGCAGCAACGAAATAGCATATATGATTCAAACGACTACCGGCAAAAATATACCTGTCGTCATCTAATGAAGGCTATTGCACTAAACTTTATTGATCGAGACGACAACTATGGGCCTTTTAAGCTATTCTGCGACGACCTGTGCCCGGGTAATGTCCTCGTTGACGACTCACTCCGACTTGTCGGTGTTATTGACTGGGAATTTTGCTATGCCGCCCCTGCACAGTTTGCAGGTAGTATTCCTTGGTGGTTACTCCTACAACGGCCACATACTATCATAAGTTATCAAGGCCCAGATGCTTTCTTCGACGCATACCTCCCTAAGGCGGAGCTCTTCCTACAAGTCTTACagcagaaggaggaagaaagagacacAAGCCCGAGCGACAACCGACTTTCCTACCGCATGCGACAATCAATTCATAATAAAACAGCTTGGTTCACCCTAGCCTGCCGGAAGGTTGCCTCAGTCGATCTGATATATTGGGACATGCTAGATGGTTTCTGTTGGGGATCGGATCAATCAGTGGATGAGAGAGTCCACCACTTTACCACTAGCATTGAGATGCATAAGAACCGAGAGGATTTTGTGCGTCGGAAAATCGATGAGCTACAGAAGTATTACTCTGAGCTCGGAGTGGATAAGCAGGTCGAGtacgaagaggaagaagaatatgGTCAACAGTCCAGATTGGAAAGCGGCGACAGTTGTCTGAGTTACAAAACTCCTCTTTTCTTGACTGGCGCGGTGGGAATTCTTTCTACGACTATTGCTGTCGGCTGTTTTGTGCGGTGGTTTCGAAGGTGA